From Candidatus Zixiibacteriota bacterium:
AACCCCCCCGTCTGTGAAGTGGCCACGATGTCCCAGGCGGAGCCAAAACTACCGTCGGTCAAGGTCAGCGCGGCGCCGCTGTTGTTCGCAGCGACGAAGGGAGCGCTGATTTCCAGAACGCGAGAAGCAACATTTACGGCTCCGGTCGAAGGAGTGGTCGAGCCCAATCCCAGGTCGCCATCCGGTTCGAGGTACAAGCGGCCGGTGCCGTTTGCAAAGATTCCGAGATTGTTCCCACTTGACGAGGTGGCGATAATGTCCCAAGCATACCCGAGATTGCCATCAACGAGGGTGAGCGCCGCCCCGCTATTGACGGCGGTATTCATCGGTGCGTTGATCTCAAGTACCCGGGAGGCGCGGTTGACAGCGCCAGTAGAAGGAGACGCCGTCCCGAGACCGACATCGCCGTTCGGCTCGATGTACAGCAGGCCATTGCCGTTGCCGAAGATTCCGTACACTCCGGTAAACGAGGTCGCAACCATATCCCAGGTATTGCCGATGCCGCCATCGGTCAGCGTCAAGGCCGCGCCGCTCGTGGAGCCACCGGTTGACGGAGCGTCGATTTGCAGCACGCGCGCGACGGCCGGTCCAGCTCCCGCAACAGGTGTGTCGGTTCCGACGCCGACGTTACCGGTCGTGCTGGCATTGCCGGCAACTTTGAGGGCCCCGACCACGGTGCCGCCATCAGCACTGTCGACGGTCGCCACGCGAAATGCGTAGGGTGACGTTGCCAGACGCGTCCGGGGCGCGATTTCAGGATCGGCATCCACCTGGATCCCGAGGAAACAATCGCGACCAACGAAGATGTTGTTGTCAAAGGGCAGGATGAAGCTCTTGCCGCCGATCAGGACGGAGAAGAGACCATCCGTCACCGCGACATTGCTGTGGGTTTCTTCGTAAACGATTGATCCCGCTATGGAGTCGTTGTAGATCCGGAACGTCAGGTCATAAACGCCAGTCAGGGGGTTACCTCCATTGTCAGTCAGTCGACCCTGGTAGCTCATGTACCCCGGGGTCCCAGCACTCAGGACACCAAATGTCAGCAGCAGCAACGCAGGAATAAGGATGCAGGTGCGCTTTGTCATGTGAATACCTCCGCAAGAGTTAGGTGGTTCCGCTTCCGCTTCTGATTGCCTTTAGAAGGATCGAGGTACGGGTTGGCCCGACGACAACGGCAGCGACATAAAAGATAATATAGGTCTATGATGAAAGATAGCCCGAGCGAAGGTGGGAGTCAAGCAAAAACGAAGTTTCAGGCGCCGGGCGAGTGGGCGGAGGCGGTGATCATTTCCTCGAGTACCTTCATATCGACATCGGCGAGGGATTTGATGTAAAGACAGGACTTGCTGGTCTTGTGTTTGCCCAGACGTTTCAGGAATGGTGTCAGG
This genomic window contains:
- a CDS encoding tail fiber domain-containing protein — its product is MTKRTCILIPALLLLTFGVLSAGTPGYMSYQGRLTDNGGNPLTGVYDLTFRIYNDSIAGSIVYEETHSNVAVTDGLFSVLIGGKSFILPFDNNIFVGRDCFLGIQVDADPEIAPRTRLATSPYAFRVATVDSADGGTVVGALKVAGNASTTGNVGVGTDTPVAGAGPAVARVLQIDAPSTGGSTSGAALTLTDGGIGNTWDMVATSFTGVYGIFGNGNGLLYIEPNGDVGLGTASPSTGAVNRASRVLEINAPMNTAVNSGAALTLVDGNLGYAWDIIATSSSGNNLGIFANGTGRLYLEPDGDLGLGSTTPSTGAVNVASRVLEISAPFVAANNSGAALTLTDGSFGSAWDIVATSQTGGFAIYGNNNQAIFIKPTGEVGIGTSSPSTDLHVAGNICYTGTIGACSDERFKTDVHGLSNALDKVMQLRGVSYLWKQAEYPDRKFDDRRQIGFIAQEIELLFPEMVMTDADGFKSVDYGRLTPVLVEAIREQQKQIDELNGLRGELARLQSLVEKLASQSGAGTDSEYGAK